One Romboutsia sp. 13368 genomic window carries:
- a CDS encoding PTS sugar transporter subunit IIC, whose protein sequence is SASPILMGIVLGGLITVVATAPLSSMALTAMIGLTGVPMAIGALAVFGSSFMNYIFFXKMKFGSKKDTIALAIEPLTQSDIISVNPIPVYVTNFXXXAMSGIIVAIMGIQVGTPGLATPIAGFAVSVTQNGTKALIAALGCAIVSILAGFIGHAMFKNTKIKTADEIRGTKSADANAAA, encoded by the coding sequence CTTCTGCATCACCAATATTAATGGGTATCGTTCTTGGTGGACTTATAACAGTTGTTGCTACTGCTCCACTTAGTTCAATGGCTCTTACTGCTATGATAGGATTAACTGGTGTTCCAATGGCAATCGGTGCATTAGCAGTATTTGGTTCTTCTTTCATGAACTACATATTCTTCDCWAARATGAARTTCGGTTCTAAGAAAGATACTATAGCTCTTGCTATAGAGCCATTAACTCAATCAGACATAATATCTGTTAACCCAATACCAGTATATGTTACTAACTTCATNNNNNNAGCAATGTCTGGTATAATAGTAGCTATAATGGGTATTCAAGTTGGTACTCCAGGTTTAGCAACTCCAATAGCAGGTTTTGCAGTTTCTGTTACTCAAAACGGAACAAAGGCTTTAATAGCTGCATTAGGATGTGCAATAGTAAGTATTTTAGCTGGTTTCATAGGACATGCTATGTTTAAAAATACTAAAATAAAAACTGCTGATGAAATACGTGGTACTAAATCTGCTGATGCTAATGCAGCAGCTTAA
- a CDS encoding PTS sugar transporter subunit IIC yields the protein MTQILIGTALLLVVLELFTLFSYKVLQGMKAMGSLAVFGSSFMNYVFFSKMKFGSKKDTIALAIEPLTQSDIISANPIPVYVTNFIGGAMSGIIVAIMGIQVGT from the coding sequence ATGACTCAAATCTTAATAGGTACAGCGTTATTATTAGTTGTACTGGAATTATTTACATTATTTAGTTACAAAGTTCTTCAAGGTATGAAGGCTATGGGTTCATTAGCAGTATTCGGTTCTTCTTTCATGAACTATGTATTCTTCTCTAAGATGAAATTCGGTTCTAAGAAAGATACTATAGCTCTTGCTATAGAGCCATTAACTCAATCAGACATAATATCTGCTAACCCAATACCAGTATATGTTACTAACTTCATAGGTGGAGCAATGTCTGGTATAATAGTAGCTATAATGGGTATTCAAGTTGGTACT
- a CDS encoding response regulator transcription factor yields the protein MKILVVEDNIKILNSIYDELKNHFDIYKCSNGEDALYQINQNIYDLVILDLMLPGMSGLDILINIRKNIETPVLILTAKEELDDKVKAFELGANDYLTKPFYMEELVARVYAILRTNGKLKNKNELKFKDLYLDVNEKRVFINSCEIELQNKQFNLLEYLLLNKGCILLKEQIYDRLWGIDSDSTIEIVEVYVSKLRKKLSEFGYDKYIKTKRKVGYIFDDK from the coding sequence ATGAAAATTTTAGTAGTAGAAGATAATATTAAAATCTTAAATAGTATATATGATGAGCTAAAGAATCATTTTGATATATATAAATGTAGTAATGGAGAAGATGCTTTATATCAAATTAATCAAAATATATATGATTTAGTAATTTTAGACTTAATGCTTCCTGGAATGAGTGGTCTTGATATTTTAATAAATATTAGAAAAAATATAGAAACACCAGTACTTATACTAACAGCTAAAGAAGAATTAGATGATAAGGTAAAAGCATTTGAATTAGGTGCAAATGATTATTTAACAAAGCCATTTTATATGGAAGAGTTAGTTGCAAGGGTATATGCAATACTTAGAACTAATGGAAAATTAAAAAATAAAAATGAACTTAAATTTAAAGATTTATATTTAGATGTAAATGAAAAAAGAGTTTTTATAAATAGTTGTGAAATAGAATTACAAAATAAACAATTTAACTTATTAGAATATTTACTATTAAATAAAGGATGTATTTTATTAAAAGAACAAATTTATGATAGATTATGGGGTATTGATTCAGATTCTACTATAGAAATAGTAGAGGTTTATGTAAGCAAGTTGAGAAAAAAATTAAGTGAATTTGGATATGATAAATACATAAAAACTAAACGTAAGGTAGGCTATATTTTTGATGATAAATAA